In Pseudohongiella acticola, the sequence TTCCGTCATGGCAGCTTCGTATACTGACCTGCCAGCAAGCTGGCGGCTTCATGTTCCGGCATGGGGCGGGCGAAGAAATAGCCCTGCGCTACACGGCACTTCAAGGTTTGCAGCATTTCTACATGCTGCTGCGTCTCCACGCCTTCGGCGATAATGGCAAGGCCCATGTTTTCGCTTAATGACAGAATTGATTTGACCAGCCCGAGTACGCCTTTGTCAGTTGTCATATTGCGGACAAAGCTTTGATCAATTTTAAGTGTCGACACCGGATACTGGTGCAGATAACTCAATGACGAGTAGCCGGTACCAAAGTCGTCAATGGCTATCTGCATTTCGTGTTCTCGACATTGCTGAAGGATCTTTTTCACGCCCTCGGACTGTCGTAACAGAAGCCGTTCGGTAATCTCCAGATGAATCTGAGTTGGATGAATACCGGTTTCATGCAGTGTGAACAGCAGTTCGTCCAGAAACGCGGGGTCGTCAAAGTCCTGTGCTGAGAAATTGACGCTGATAAACAAAGCGGAGTCACCGGTCTGGGTAATCATGCGCTTTAATGTTTTGCAGGCTTCACGAAATGCCCAACGGGTTGCTTCTATGATCAGACCCGTGTCTTCCGCCATGGGTATAAACAGATCAGGCCGCATCCGCCCGGTTTTTGGATGATTCCAGCGCATCAACGCTTCGAATCCAACAATACGTCCGGTATCGATTTCAATAAAGGGCTGGTACTCGAGAAACAGTTCCTTGCGTACGACCGCCACCTTGAATTCATTTGCCATACGGACCGCGTCAAGCACTCTACTCTCTTCAGCGTGGTAGCGTTCCTGCTGTTCCAGCATGGTCGTGACGCCGGCAAACTCGCGGACGTTTTCCGAGCGCTGCAGAATGTCCCGATAGCGCATCAGTATCAGTTTGGTGACCAGACCTACAATCGGATTGGCATTACTGACGGCTCGGCTGAAATCGGCTTTTGATATTTCCAGCAAGCGACAGTCTTCCAGCGCCCGAACCGTTGCGCTGCGCGGCCCGTCATCAACAATCGCCATTTCCCCGATCAGGGTTCCGGGGCCACGGCGGCCCACTTCAATTTCACTGCCATCGGGTCGTTCCAGCACGATCTCGACCCGTCCGCTCTGCATAAAGTAGGCGCACTCACCCGGCTCACCCTGACGCATGATGATCTCACCTGCACGGTACAGCTTTTCTACCTGCAGGCCATCCACTGGATCCAGTACGGGTACCTCCCCAGGGGTCGTGTCCGCGTTGTCCGATGCGGCCTCAGCCTTGGTATCAGGCCCGGCGTTGTTGTCAGGATCTATTTTCACATTCACTACTTTTTTCTAACGACGGATTGGTGACCTGAGTTTACGATGGATTGTCGCTTAACACCAGCAGGCAAGCATCTGAAAGAAAAGGGTATAAAGTCAGCGACAGGCAGCGGGCAAAATCCAAAAAAAAAGAGCAAACCAGAGGTTTGCTCTTTTTAACAGGCCAGTCGACAGAAGTCTCCAGCCCCGGATCTGGTCGGAACGGCAGGATTTGAACCTGCGACCCCTACACCCCCAGTGTAGTGCGCTACCAGACTGCGCTACGCCCCGAAAATCGAGCTGGCATTATACTTGGCTTGTGCCGGCTTGCAAGCCCGACAGGTAATAAACCTGAGCGAAAAAAACAAGGCGGCCCGGGGGGAAACCTGGCCGCCTTGTTAGTGATCTCATGCGTGGTGCGGTGCCTGCCGTCGAAAGCGACGACAGGCAACAGCACTTACATCTCGAACGTTACCCGGCCATAGACCATGCGGCCAGTCGGGTCATACAGGAAGGACTCCACACCACCGAGCAATGGCACTTTCTGCGGTGCCCGGTCAAACAGGTTGCGTGCACCGACAGTGAACGCAAATTCGCCACCAAACGCTTCCAGGCCACGGTAGTTGTAGCTGGCATCGGTAATGGTAGACGCGCGCAGCACGTCGACATCACGATAATTGCTGAACGGCAGGAACTGCTGGAACGAGAACTTGCTGGCATCAAAGGTCATCTCATCGAGGTAACGCACGATCACGTTGACGCTGTGTTGATCACGAGACCAGCCCAGACGAACGTTGGCTTTCCATTCCGGCATTGGCGGTACTGCACCGGTGAGGTTGTTCTGGTTGCCTACGGCTTCCACAACATCCCGATCGGGTGACAGCTGATACTCATAAGTATCTACAAACGTGGCGTCAACGCCAACGTTGAACATACCCAGGTCAGCAACCGGGAACAGATAGTCGAATTTGATATCAATTGCTTCCACCAGCATGCTGGACGCATTGGTGTCACTGCTGATGATACGATCTATCTGCGCAACGTTGTTGGGATCGCGCTGGATACGGGGATCAGACTGAGGACTGGCAACCCAGGCGCGGACCATATCGGCTGGTGGCGTACCCGTACCGGAGTATCCAGTGGCCTGACGGAAGTTAAAGAAGTCAGACGCCAGAATATCAGCCGTGGTGGAGGAGATAATACGATCAGTAAAATCTGTCTCGCTATAGTCGATATCAAGTGTCATGCCTTCCAGCAGGTTCAGCGTAAAACCTATACCCATGGTGTCTGCCGATTCCGGTACCAGATCGGGGTTACCCTGGGAACAGTTGGCAGTGAACGCAGCGAATGTCGTGAACGGATCGGCGACATTGGTCAGACCACAGGACTGCGGCGCATTCAACTGATTGAGTGACGGTGCAATAAACGAGGTACCTTTGGTGGCACGTATCGACAGCCAGTCAGTCGGCAGGTAGATCAGGCCGTACTTCGGATCAGTTGAGCTTTGACCGGTGCTGTACTCTTCGTTTCGCACGGCAACCTGCAGCTCCAGGTTATCCAGGACCGGCAGTGCCAGCTCACCAAAGAACGCGTCCGCTGTTCGGCTGTCGCTGAACGGAAACAGCTGAGTGCCGATAAACACGTCGCCAGTCAGGCTGTGCAGGCTGGGCGTATTGTCAAAACGGTCGTCACGGCGTTGATAACCCACCGCAGCACCAATTTGCCCACCTGGCAGCTCAAACCCGCCCGGCGCGATAACACCATTAAACACCAGATCAAACGTTTGCAGGGTGTCAACATCATCAACACGGTTCTGCACGTAGGTGGAGTCAGCAACTGCCTGAGTGTTCAGGTTATTGCCGTCGGGTGACACAAATGGGTTAAAGCAGGCTTCGCGGTCATTGACCACGTCGCAATTCAGCCCCTGAGTCAAAAAGCCCAGGCTGAAGTTGTTAGCGCGGCTGTTGTCTGTCGAGCGTGCATACATATAAGTCGCTTTACCATCCCAGCCTTCGACAAACGGTACGGTAAAGTCAGCAGACAGCGCAGAGCGGAAGCCAAACAGCAGGCCTGACCCTACGGTAGAACCATCGGCTCCAAGCTGTGATGGCAAGGTGCCATGTTTACCCCAAGGACGCCAGGCTGAGAACGCAACATCTTCGTTAAACGGGATACCGCTCGGGTCACGAATTACCTGACCGTTAGGACCACGATCGGGCACACCATCACCGTTGGCATCCTGAGCAAATAGCTGATTGCCATTTGCATCCTGCGCCGGGAACGGGTTGCCAGGCAACTCGCCACGAATATCGGGCAGCTCACCGGTTCGACCACCAGGGTTAGACGGTGAACCACGGTTGGCCGTCCAGCGCTTGTAGTAGCTCCATTGACCAGAAAGCGTCAGGTCTGAGCTGACGTCGTATGTCAGGTGTGTGAACGCCTGCGCTGAATCCTGCGCAGCACGGTAATCCCAGAACTCTCCAAAATCGAACCAGCACTGGCCGCCAAAGGTGAAACCGTTGGGGTTATTGCCAACCTGGGTAGGATCCTGACGGACACCGCCGCAATTAGGGTCAGAGCGGACGGCAGTGGCACCGGTCAAATCGCCGTTCTCATCACGCAACGGCACGCGGTAACGGCCCGGGTTAGGTGTGCTTGAGGATGTCAGGCCAGCATTCATCAGCTCGGGCCGATCAATCATTTTCAGTCGACCATTGGTGCGGTATTCACCGGCAACAACAATGTCGATCCCGTTCCATTCGGTACCTGCCAGCAGGCTGAACTGATCGTCAGTGTAATCGCCACGGTCATCGCCCTGGCGATATGCTTCCAGCCGCACACCGTCATAGGATTTGCGTGGCACAAAGTTGACCACACCAGCAACTGCCTGAGAGCCGTAAAGAGCAGCGGCACCATCTGTCACAATATCCAGACGGGCAATGGCGATCTGTGGCAGGAAGGTATTGACGTTAGTGCCAATAACACGCATGCCATCGACCAGGTTCAATGTAGCACCGGCCCCCAGGCCACGCAGATTGATTGACGTCGCGGTGCTTGATGCACCTGTTAACGAGTTTTGAGTAACTGAAGAACCTTGGTTAAAGCTCAGGTTATTGATGACATCACCCATGTTGGGTGTGCCTTCAGTGGCAATGTCTTCAGCATCAAATTGAAGAATTGGAGATGCCGCCTGAAATCCTTCAGTGCGGCGGATAAAGGAGCCGGTTACAACAACTTCCTCTACCTCAGGTGATCCTTGTTGAGCAATGGCAGCGCCAGTAGGCACTAACAGGCTTGCAGCAATTGCTGCGGATAGCAGTTTGACTCTGTAAGTAAAAACAGACTTTGGTTTCATCCATAGACCTCTAGCATTTTTTATGATTGTAGGTCTGCCACACAGATGGGATGCATGACAACAAGTGGCAATATTTTTTGCCTTTTTGCATCCGACAGCACACTTGGTACCTTCGAATCGCTGATGGACTATATCACTGCAGATTATGTTGTAAAGGCCAAAAGGTGACGAATTGTTACGCCATCCCGGACAACTGTTCGGTATGGCACCTTTACACTGCAATTAATGTGAGAGATCTGGAACCTGAGGCGGGGGTAATGAGTACAAAGGACAGAGCCAGAGCATGAGTCTGAGTCTGAGCAAGGTCAAAACAGAAAAGAGAGGAAATGGAATAGGAACAGGAGAGAACTCAAAGCATGAGCGAAATCAAAGAAAAGACAACGCTTCTTCCAGTTCCTTGATCATCTGTTTGAGCTCAGCTGATTCAACAGCGGGTCCGGCAGAGGTTTCCTGGTGACCATTCATGCGCTGGCGCGCACCACCGATGGTAAAGCCCTGTTCGTATAGCAAGGATTTGATCTGACGGATCAGTAGGACGTCTTCGCGCTGGTAATAACGACGATTGCCTCGGCGCTTGACAGGTTTCAGTTGCGGGAATTCCTGCTCCCAGTAACGTAGCACGTGAGGCTTCACTGTACACAGTTCACCTACTTCGCCAATGGTGAAGTATCGTTTCGCCGGTATCGGCGGAAGTTCCTTGGTGCTATTGGGTTCCAGCATACTTTTCTACCCGCGCCTTCAACTTCTGCCCTGGCCGGAATGTGACAACACGTCGCGCCTTGATTGGAATTTCTTCACCGGTTTTGGGGTTTCGACCCGGACGCTGCTTTTTGTCGCGCAAGTCGAAATTACCGAATCCGGACAGTTTAACCTGCTCACTGCTTTCCAGTGCCAGCCGGATTTCCTCAAAAAACTGTTCAACCAGTTCCTTGGCTTCGCGTTTATTGACGCCGAGCTCATCAAATAAGCGTTCGGCCATCTCAGCTTTTGTCAGTGCGCCCTTCTCCATGCTTATTTCCTTAACTTTGCATTAAATTTGTCTTCCAGGCCTTTGACACAACGCTCAATTATCACATTGATATCGTCGTCGCCTAGAGTGCGCGAAGGATGCTGCCAGGTCAAGCCCAGAGCCACACTTTTTTTGTTTTTACCCAGTGCATCACCTTGAAATACATCAAATATTCGTAAACCGACGAGGAATTCGCCTGCTTCTGCCTGCAAATACTCTCGCAATGCACCTGAGGTCACCTGTTGATCAAGTACCACGGCCAGATCGCGACTCACCTCCGGGAAGCGTGACAGCGGGCTGAATTGTGGCACTGTCGCTGACAGTAATGAGTCAAGTTCGATTTCGAAAACAAATACACGCTGACTTAAATCCAGCTCACGCTGAAGCTGAGGTGACAGCGCTCCGATATGCCCAACATGCCTGCCATTAAGGACAACTCTTGCACTCTGCCCACTGTGCAGGGCCGGGTGATGCGCGCTTTCGAAGGTGAAGGCATCGCCGTGACCGGTTAACGCCAACAGGGTTTCAAGGTCACCCTTAAGATCAAAATAGTCCACAGCCTCCCTGCCCTGCGACCATTCAGCCGGTTGACGGGAACCATAAACCAGACCAGCCAGCATTTCTGGCTGCCTGATCGTCTGTTCGTGGTCGCCTTCACGACGCAGGAAAATCTGCCCTGTCTCAAATATTCTTACCCGCGGCTGTTGCCGGTTCACATTATATTTGAGTGTGCTGATCAGGCCAGGCCAAAGACTGGTTCGCATAACCGACATGTCAGCCGATATTGGGTTCTGCAACGGCACCGGAGGCGGACTGGGCTGAACTGACGCCATCAGTTCCGGTTCAACAAAACTGTAGGTAATGACCTGCTGATAACCCAGCGTCACCAGACGTTCGCGTAAACGTGCCATGCCCACATCGGCTTCGGGCTGATCCGGTAATTGCATGCGAACTGCCGGCTGTGTTACCGGTAATTTGTCATAGCCATGCACACGGGCCAGTTCCTCAATCAGGTCAGCCTCAATGCTGATATCAAAGCGGTAGGATGGCACAGAGAAGCGCATCTCCGTGTCAGATACTTCGATAGATTCCATTCCCAGGCTATTGAGAATACGAACAATTTCATCGGAGCTCATGGCCATGCCGAGCAGTTTTAACACATTCTCTGGCTTGAGCGTCACTTCACGTCTGGCAGGCAAGTCGCCCAGCTGTTCGGTAACAGGGCCTGCTTCGCCGCCACATATTTCGAGCAACAATGCTGTTGCGCGCTCCATGGCCAGTCCCTGAATTTCGAAGTCCACACCCCGCTCGTAGCGATGCGAGGCGTCAGTATGCAGGCCATAACGGCGGGCGCGCCCCACCACCGCCAATGGTGCAAAGAACGCACATTCGAGAAATACATCACGGGTCGCTTCCGTGACGCCGCTGTGCTCACCACCCATGACGCCGGCCAGAGCCAGCGGTCCGGATGC encodes:
- a CDS encoding EAL domain-containing protein; protein product: MKIDPDNNAGPDTKAEAASDNADTTPGEVPVLDPVDGLQVEKLYRAGEIIMRQGEPGECAYFMQSGRVEIVLERPDGSEIEVGRRGPGTLIGEMAIVDDGPRSATVRALEDCRLLEISKADFSRAVSNANPIVGLVTKLILMRYRDILQRSENVREFAGVTTMLEQQERYHAEESRVLDAVRMANEFKVAVVRKELFLEYQPFIEIDTGRIVGFEALMRWNHPKTGRMRPDLFIPMAEDTGLIIEATRWAFREACKTLKRMITQTGDSALFISVNFSAQDFDDPAFLDELLFTLHETGIHPTQIHLEITERLLLRQSEGVKKILQQCREHEMQIAIDDFGTGYSSLSYLHQYPVSTLKIDQSFVRNMTTDKGVLGLVKSILSLSENMGLAIIAEGVETQQHVEMLQTLKCRVAQGYFFARPMPEHEAASLLAGQYTKLP
- a CDS encoding TonB-dependent receptor domain-containing protein, with product MKPKSVFTYRVKLLSAAIAASLLVPTGAAIAQQGSPEVEEVVVTGSFIRRTEGFQAASPILQFDAEDIATEGTPNMGDVINNLSFNQGSSVTQNSLTGASSTATSINLRGLGAGATLNLVDGMRVIGTNVNTFLPQIAIARLDIVTDGAAALYGSQAVAGVVNFVPRKSYDGVRLEAYRQGDDRGDYTDDQFSLLAGTEWNGIDIVVAGEYRTNGRLKMIDRPELMNAGLTSSSTPNPGRYRVPLRDENGDLTGATAVRSDPNCGGVRQDPTQVGNNPNGFTFGGQCWFDFGEFWDYRAAQDSAQAFTHLTYDVSSDLTLSGQWSYYKRWTANRGSPSNPGGRTGELPDIRGELPGNPFPAQDANGNQLFAQDANGDGVPDRGPNGQVIRDPSGIPFNEDVAFSAWRPWGKHGTLPSQLGADGSTVGSGLLFGFRSALSADFTVPFVEGWDGKATYMYARSTDNSRANNFSLGFLTQGLNCDVVNDREACFNPFVSPDGNNLNTQAVADSTYVQNRVDDVDTLQTFDLVFNGVIAPGGFELPGGQIGAAVGYQRRDDRFDNTPSLHSLTGDVFIGTQLFPFSDSRTADAFFGELALPVLDNLELQVAVRNEEYSTGQSSTDPKYGLIYLPTDWLSIRATKGTSFIAPSLNQLNAPQSCGLTNVADPFTTFAAFTANCSQGNPDLVPESADTMGIGFTLNLLEGMTLDIDYSETDFTDRIISSTTADILASDFFNFRQATGYSGTGTPPADMVRAWVASPQSDPRIQRDPNNVAQIDRIISSDTNASSMLVEAIDIKFDYLFPVADLGMFNVGVDATFVDTYEYQLSPDRDVVEAVGNQNNLTGAVPPMPEWKANVRLGWSRDQHSVNVIVRYLDEMTFDASKFSFQQFLPFSNYRDVDVLRASTITDASYNYRGLEAFGGEFAFTVGARNLFDRAPQKVPLLGGVESFLYDPTGRMVYGRVTFEM
- a CDS encoding MerR family transcriptional regulator: MLEPNSTKELPPIPAKRYFTIGEVGELCTVKPHVLRYWEQEFPQLKPVKRRGNRRYYQREDVLLIRQIKSLLYEQGFTIGGARQRMNGHQETSAGPAVESAELKQMIKELEEALSFL
- the ihfA gene encoding integration host factor subunit alpha; the encoded protein is MEKGALTKAEMAERLFDELGVNKREAKELVEQFFEEIRLALESSEQVKLSGFGNFDLRDKKQRPGRNPKTGEEIPIKARRVVTFRPGQKLKARVEKYAGTQ
- the pheT gene encoding phenylalanine--tRNA ligase subunit beta; its protein translation is MIFTQQWIREWLDDSIDPSLLTAERLVFQLTMAGLEVDAHGPVAAAFSGVIVAEVTDVRPHPDADKLRICSVNDGQQTLQVVCGAPNVRVGLKVPYATIGAELPGAEAGKTFRIKKARLRGVESDGMLCSAAELGLSEAADGLFELPADAPAGTDIRNYLELDDSFFELDLTPNRGDCLGINGIAREIGALNDVKVAGPQIPNVAATIEDTFPVRLAAPDACPRYLGRVVRNIDVTAATPLWMQEKLRRCGLRSIDPVVDITNYVLLELGQPMHAFDLLSLNQEICVRMASADDELVLLDGKTVQPDADTLLIADASGPLALAGVMGGEHSGVTEATRDVFLECAFFAPLAVVGRARRYGLHTDASHRYERGVDFEIQGLAMERATALLLEICGGEAGPVTEQLGDLPARREVTLKPENVLKLLGMAMSSDEIVRILNSLGMESIEVSDTEMRFSVPSYRFDISIEADLIEELARVHGYDKLPVTQPAVRMQLPDQPEADVGMARLRERLVTLGYQQVITYSFVEPELMASVQPSPPPVPLQNPISADMSVMRTSLWPGLISTLKYNVNRQQPRVRIFETGQIFLRREGDHEQTIRQPEMLAGLVYGSRQPAEWSQGREAVDYFDLKGDLETLLALTGHGDAFTFESAHHPALHSGQSARVVLNGRHVGHIGALSPQLQRELDLSQRVFVFEIELDSLLSATVPQFSPLSRFPEVSRDLAVVLDQQVTSGALREYLQAEAGEFLVGLRIFDVFQGDALGKNKKSVALGLTWQHPSRTLGDDDINVIIERCVKGLEDKFNAKLRK